GAGACAGAATATGTTGTTTTCAGGCTTAGAGTCCATTGCTTTTAATGTAAATAGAAAGCGTGCCGATTTAAAATTGTTTGAATTTGGTAAAACCTACCACAATTATGATAGTGGTAGAGTAGAAGCTAAACATTTAGCTATTTATTTAACAGGAGATCGTAATACAGAGGCTTGGAATATAGTGCAAAAGCCAAGCGACTTCTTTTTGCTCAAAGGTACAATTGAAGCGATTTTAAATAGATTAGGTATTTCTAAACTTAATTACGCGCCTACAAAGCATTCCGATCTTTCTGAAGGTATGAGTATTTCTTTAGGAAAAACAACCTTGGTAGATTTTGGTATAGTAAACAAAACTCTTTGTAAAAAGATGAATGTTGATCAAGATGTGCTTTTTGCAGATTTTAATTGGGACAATGTGTTGCTAATGGCTTCTAAACAACGTTTTAAGTTAAATGACATTCCTAAATATCCTAAAGTGAGAAGAGATTTTGCTTTACTATTAGATGATAATGTAAATTTCTCTCAGATAGATGACATTGCACAAAAAACAGAACGTAAACTACTTAAAGATGTAAGTCTTTTTGATGTTTATGAAGGAAAAAATTTGCCAAACGGAAAGAAGAGTTATGCAGTGAGCTTTATTTTACAAGATGAAAATAAAACCTTGACAGATAAACAGGTTGATAAAATCATGGGGAAATTGCAGCATCAATTCGAAAACCAATTAGGAGCAGAGCTTAGATAATTATTAAGTGTTTAATGCATTTCAATATATGTTGAAATGCATTAAACATTTTATTCTAAATCTATTATAAATTAAAACTCCTGTAGAGCTCTATTTATTTAGAGATATCTTAAAATCCAATTGCAGTATCATCTCCACGTCTATCTGCGCCACCTTCAAGCTTGCCATCTGGCATAATGAGAATACCATCTACCTTTCCTATAATAGGACTTTCCTCTTCATTTATTAAGTAACCTTTTTCTTTAAGTGTAATCAACTCTTCAGTAGAAAACACATCTGGTTCAAACCTTATAACATCTGGTAGCCATTGGTGATGAAATCTTGGAGCATCAACTGCTTCTTGCATAGTCATATTAAACTCCTGCACATTTAAGATAGTCTGTAGTACAGATGTAATTATGGTACTTCCGCCTGGTGTGCCAACACTCATCCAAAGTTTACCATCTTTTTCAACAATTGTTGGAGTCATACTACTTAGCATACGTTTTTCTGGAGCTATGCTATTTGCTTCTGCGCCAATTAATCCAAACATATTAGGAACGCCTGGCTTACTGCTAAAATCGTCCATTTCATTATTTAGAAAGAAACCTAATTCATCCACATATAATTTAGAACCATAAGCGCCATTAAGTGTTGTGGTTACAGAAATGGCATTTCCATAAGAATCTATTATAGAATAGTGTGTAGTTTCATCACTCTCGTAGCCTATTATATTTCCGTGAGAAACATTGGAAGATTTAGTGGCATTATCCCAACTAAAACTTTTCATTCTTTGGGTTAAATATGCTTCAGAAATTAGTGAATCTAAAGGAATGTCTGTAAAATCTGGATCGCCTAACCAATGACTTCTGTCTGCGTAAGCACGTCGTTCTGCTTCTGTTATAAGTTGTATGTATTTAGCAGAGTTGTGTTTATACTGTTGCAAATCATACGGCTCTATCATTCCCATAATTTGAGCCAAGCAAATGCCACCACTACTTGGAGGTGACATACTTATGATTTTTAAATTGTCATATGTAAATGTGATTGGTTCACGCCATACAGCATCGTAGGCTTTTAAATCTTCAAGAGTAATAAGACCACCTTTTTCTGACAGAAACTTCACTAATTTTTGTCCAGTTTCACCTGTATAAAACTCATTTTCTCCGTTAGTGGCAATTCGTTTTAATGTTTTAGCTAGTGCAATATTTTTCACTGTATCTGTAAGAGTTTCAGAATACAATGTTGTCTTACCATTAACCGAATCAAAAACTGGCGCATAATACTCAAGGCGTTCTTTTTGGTTTTTAGTTATAACGTAGCCTTGTTCTGCAAGTTTAATTACCGGCATTAATAAACTGTCTATTGTCATACTTCCAAATGTTCTGTGTGCTTCAAAAATTCCTGCAATTGTACCAGGAACACCAACAGCTTTAGCACCAACTGTGCTTAAATTTGGTATTATATTACCGTTTTTATCTTGGTACATTGTTTTGCTAGCTAATAATGGTGCTTTTTCTCGATAGTCCAATGCGCCTGTTTCTCCATTTTCTAATCGATACACCATAAAACCGCCACCGCCAAGATTTCCTGCAAATGGAAAGGTAACTGCTAAAGCCATTTCTGTGGCAAACATTGCATCAAAGGCATTACCGCCTTGTTCAAGAATTTCACTACCAATTTTAGAGGCCTCTGCTCTTGCAGAAACTACCATAGCGTTTTCTGCAATAGGTCCATATTTTGGTGTTTTTTTAGGCTCTGGTTTAGTTTTACAACTTAAAGCTACAATGCATAAAAATAGGAGGCTAAGGTAAATTCTCATGAGATAATAATGTTGGAAGTAAGTCTTCTACGTAAGTTTCTAAATCTTCAAAAAACGTTCGAAATTCTTTTTCAAATTCTGAGTAGAATTTCTGTAAATCATAAACCGCCAAATGCATATCACTTCGGCGTTTTGTTCTAATGTTCATTTGATATAAAATCTTTCCAATGCCATCAATAGTAGCATAACTTAATAACCAATTATGCTCTGTCATCACTGGCAGAAATGATTGTACACGTTTGGGTAAAATACTGTATTGGTTTTCTAGGAGTGTGTAAAATTCATTTACATATTCTGATAGCGGTTGTGGATGAAAATCGTTCCAGTTTTTGGCTAAATAATGGTCATAAAGAATATCTACGATAACGGTACTGTAATGAGAGTATTTGGGAAAGAGGCGAGATACACTTTCTCTAACAATAGGGTGTGAGTCTGTGTAGGTGTCTATCGCACGGTGCAAGGTAATTCCTGTGCGCATACGCTCTGGATATTTTAAAAATGACTTTCCTTTAATGGAGTCTGCAGCAAAATTCCCTATTTTGAGCAAATCGTCATCCTTAGACAGGTAAATATGAGCAAGGTAATTCATTAGGCCGAAGTTACAACATCGGTTTTGAAATAGTATATTTGTTCTTGAAAATTAATGAATGTCTCTTTAGAGAATTCCAACACCATAAATAGTTATAGTTTAGTGGTTAAAAAGACTTTTAAAGTAAAGCTAACGTTGTTTAAATTACATATCACTAATTTTCTAACCAGCTAATTATCAAAATTAAAACTTAAGAATGACTCTAATAAAATCTATATCAGGAATACGCGGTACCATTGGTGGTAATGTAGGAGATAACTTAACACCAATTGATGCTGTTAAATTTGCAAGTGCTTATGGTACTTGGCTAAAGCAGCAAAGAACTAAAGATAATTACAGAGTTGTTGTAGGTAGAGATGCTCGTATTTCTGGAGAAATGATACAAAACTTAGTAATGAATACCCTAGTTGGTTTAGGAATTCATGTTATAGATTTAGGACTTTCTACAACTCCAACTGTTGAGGTTGCCGTACCAATGGAGCACGCCGATGGTGGTATAATTTTAACTGCAAGTCACAACCCCAAACAATGGAATGCACTTAAACTTTTAAACCATAAAGGTGAATTTTTGAATGGTGCTGAAGGACAAAAAATATTAGACATAGCAGAAGGTGCAAATATAACGTTTGCTGAAGTTGATGATCTTGGAGAAATAACTAAGAACGATGCGTACTTTGATTTGCATATTGAAGAAATTTTAAACTTAGATTTGGTAGATGCCGATGCAATAAGAAAAGCAAACTTTAAGGTTGTGGTAGATGGTGTTAATAGTACAGGTGGTTTAGCAATACCAATGCTTTTAAATGAGCTAGGTGTAGAAACTGTAAAACTTTATTGCGAACCTAATGGTCAATTTCCACATAATCCTGAACCCTTAAAAGAACACTTAGGAGATATTTGTAAACTTGTAGTTGAAGAACATGCAGATTTTGGTGTTGTTGTAGATCCAGATGTAGATCGCTTAGCGTTTATTGATGAAACAGGAGAAATGTTTGGTGAAGAATACACATTGGTAGCTGTTGCAGATTATATCTTAGGAAAGCAAAAAGGAAACACTGTTAGTAATATGAGTTCTTCAAGAGCATTAAGAGATGTTACGGAGAAACATGGTGGTAGTTACCAAGCAAGTGCTGTTGGAGAGGTTAATGTTGTACAGCTTATGAAAGATACAGATGCTGTAATTGGTGGAGAAGGCAATGGAGGTATTATTTACCCAGAATTACATTACGGTCGTGATAGTCTTGTTGGAGTAGCATTATTTTTAACGCACTTAGCAGAAAAGAAGATGAAAGTTTCTGAGCTTAGGGCAACATATCCTAGCTATTTTATGAGCAAGAATAAAATACAATTAACACCAGAGTTAGATGTAGATGCTATTTTAGAAGCTGTTGAAGCGCATTACAAAGATGAAGAAGTTACCACAATTGATGGTGTAAAAATAGATTTTGCAGAAAATTGGGTTCACTTGAGAAAAAGTAATACAGAGCCTATAATTAGAGTTTATACCGAAGCAAAAAGTCAAGAAGAAGCAGATCAACTAGCTAAAGACATGATGACAGTTGTTGAGAGTATTGCTAAAAAATAAGTGTAAAGGTCAAGAAGCATTTAGTGTATTGACCTTTTTTTTGCATACAAGAGCTTTTAAACTCACTAATGGATAGATAAAACCAACACATGAATCCAAGCATTAAAAAACTAATTCCTCACATACTTGTAATAATAGGCTTTATAATAGTCTCAATGGCTTACTTCAGTCCATTGTTAGAGGGCAAAAAACTTAATCAAAGTGATATAGCTCAGTATAAAGGGATGTCTAAAGAGCAAACAGATTTTAGAGATGCTACTGGTGAAGAACCCTATTGGACAAATGCAGCTTTTGGTGGAATGCCTACCTATCAATTAGGCGCGCAGTACCCTTATAGTTTCAACAAAATGTTAGATAGAACGTTACGTTTTCTGCCTAGACCAGCAGATTATATGTTCTTGTTTTTTATTGGTATTTACATACTGTTAATTATTTTAAAGGTAGACTGGAAGTTAGCTATAATAGCATCTTTGGCATTTGGGTTATCTACCAATATGTTAGATATATTAAGTGCCGGCCACAATGCAAAAGCTCATGCTATTGCATATATGCCTTTAGTACTAGCAGGAATTTTACTCATATTTAAAGGACGTCATATTTGGGGCTTTCTCTTATTGGCTGTTAGTATGAGTTTGGAAATAATGGCTAACCATTTTCAAATGACATATTACCTATTGTTATTAGTAGTGATTATTGGTATAGTTTATTTAATAGATGCTATTAAGAAAAAACAACTGCCGCACTTTTTTAAATGTATAGGTATTATGATAATTGCTGTGGTTATTGGTATAGCCACAAACGCTACCAGTCTTTTAGCAACTAAAGAATACACAGCATTTAGTACAAGAGGAGAATCTGCTATTACAGTTAATACAGATGGCTCGATTTCAGAAAAACAAGATGGATTAAGTTTTGATTATATTACTGAATACAGCTATGGTATTTTAGAAACCTTAAATTTATTTATTCCAAGATTTATGGGTGGCTCTTCTTTAGAGTCGCTTCCTGAGGACTCTAAAACAGTTGAGGAAGTTATTAAATTAGGAGCTTCACCTCAACAAGCTAATCAATTTGTACAACAAGTCCCAATGTATTGGGGAGATCAAACCTTTGTTGGAGCACCAGCATATATAGGAGCTACTATTATATTTTTATTTGTGTTTGCCTTGTTTATGGTAAAAGGCAGATTAAAATATTGGGTAGTAGCAGGTATTGTATTATCTCTGTTTTTAAGTTGGGGAAAAAATCTAGAGTTTCTCACACGTTTCTTTATAGATTATGTACCAATGTATGATAAGTTTAGAGCTGTATCTACAACTCAGGTTATTTTAAGGTTGTGTATACCTATTTTAGCTGTGTTTGGACTAACTCAACTATTTAATAACGTAGTACGTAAAGAAGAAAAATTAAATGCTTTAAAATGGACTAGTATTATACTTGGCGGAATAACACTAATAATTTTAGCCTTTAATAACACACTTTTCAATTTCGAAAGCCCTTATGATACTATGTTTATAGAACAAATGGGTGTCGATTTTGTAAAGGCCATCCGTGAAGATCGTGCTACACTCTTATCTGAAGATACTTTAAGAACACTAATACTTATTGCGCTAGTTGCTGTTTTAATCTTTGGTTACATTAAGGAAAAAATAAATGAAAAGCTTGTAGTGGCAGGTTTGGTGATCTTAGTCTTATTTGATTTAGTTGGTGTAGATAAGCGTTACGTTAATGATGATAACTTTGTGTCTAAATATTTAATAGATCAGCCATTTCAACCTAACAGTGCAGACCAGGAAATTTTAAAAGATAAAGGAAACTATCGTGTTTTAGATTTAAGCGGAAGCCCATTAAATTCAGCTAGAGCATCATTCTTTCATAACTCAATTGGTGGATATCACGGTGCAAAGCCAAAACGTATGCAAGACTTGTTTGAGTTTCATGTGTATGAAGGCAATCAAGCGGTTTTAAATATGCTTAATGTTAAGTATAATATTATTAAAAATGAAGGAAACCTATTTGCACAACGAAATCCTTATGCTAACGGAAACGCTTGGTTTGTAGATAGTATTCAAGAAACAAGAACTGATAATGAAGTAATTCTTTATTTAAGTTTCCTAAACACAAAAGAGAAAGCGTTAATTACTCCAGAATTTACTTCAAACCTAAAGCAGCACACATTTAAAAAAGATTCTACGGCTACTATAAACTTAAAGAGTTATCAACCTAACGAATTAATTTATGAGAGTAAGTCTTCTCAAGATGCATTTGCTGTCTTTTCAGAGATCTACTATGAAAACGGTTGGAAAGCTTTTATAGATGAAAAAGAAGTCGATATTTTAAGAGTCAATTATACGTTAAGAGGTCTTGAAATACCTTCTGGAACTCATGAAATTGTATTTAGGTTTGAACCTAAAGTTATTAAAACTGGTAGTACTATAGTTTTAGCAAGCTCTATTCTTTTAATGTTATTAATCTTAGGCGGTATTTTTTACGAGTTTAAGGAAAAAAATAAAACGTAATTGAAGCGAGTTCTCATCATAGCTTATTATTGGCCGCCAGCTGGTGGTCCTGGCGTACAACGTTGGTTACAATTTGTAAATTACTTACCAAATTTTAATATACAACCAATAGTATATGTTCCAGACAACCCTAGTTATCCAATACTAGATGAAACATTACAATCTAAAATAACAGATGTTGAGGTTTTAAAACAACCCATTTCAGAACCTTATAGATTTGCTAATTTTTTTTCTAAAAAAGATACAGCTTCAATAAGCTCTGGCTTAATTCCTAAGGAGAAAAAACAATCTTTAGTACAAAAGTTTTTGTTGTTTGTTCGAGGAAATTTCTTCATTCCAGATGCCCGAAAGTCATGGGTTAAGCCTTCGGTATGTTATTTAAAAGAATACTTAAATAACAATCCTGTAAATGCTATTATAACAACAGGACCTCCACACAGTCTCCATCTTATAGGAAAGCAACTTAAAGAACATATGGATGTTACTTGGCTTGCAGATTTTCGAGATCCTTGGACAACAATTGGTTATCATAAAAAGCTAAAGCTAATGCCTTGGGCAAAACGTAAACATCTGGTATTAGAAGCCTCAGTCCTAAACACTGCAGATCATATTATAACTACTAGCTTTACAACAAAAAAAGAATTTGAAGCGCTAACTGAAAAACCAATTTCAGTTATTACAAATGGTTACAATGCTTCAGATTTTAAGTTAATTACAAAAGTAGCTTTGGATGCTAAATTTACTTTAGCGCACATAGGTTCTTTACTTTCTGATAGAAATCCGCAGGTTTTATGGCAGACATTACAGGAATTAATTGAAGAGCATAAAGATTTTTCAGAAGCATTTCAGCTTAAATTAGCAGGCAAAGTTAGCGAGGATTTACTTTCTACCATACAAAGCTATAATTTAAAAAACCATATAAACTTACTAGGTTATATTACTCATGAAAGTGCGTTCAAAGAAATGAAGAGCGCCCAACTTTTGTTGTTAATTGAAATAGATTCTGATGAGACTAAAGGTATAATTGCAGGTAAGGTATTTGAGTACCTTTTAGCTAAACGACCAATATTAGCTATAGGTCCAAAAAATTGGGATGTTTCTAAAATTATAAATGATACAACTTCTGGTAAGGTCTTTCATTATGAAGAAAAGGACATTCTAAAACACTATATATTCAGTGCATTTCAGGATTACAAAAATGGGATGCTTCATATAAATTCTACCAATATCGAGCAGTTTTCTAGAAAACAATTAACGCAACAACTTTCAGAAGTTATCTTAAAAGTTACCACATAATGGGTATTGTTTTAAAACAGTCTTTTAAAAATTTAGTGAGTACCTATGCAGGTTTTGGGTTGGGTGCCATTAATGTGCTGTTTTTATATCCTAATTTCATGACGCCAGAATATTATGGCTTGGTATCTTTTATATTATCTGCGAGTATGTTGTTCTGGCCATTAATGGCTTTAGGAACTCACAATACATTGGTTAAATTTTACTCTTCGTATTCTAAACAGGAAGAAAAAGAGAAGCTATTTAGTTTTGTTTTGGTATTGCCTCTCTTAGTTGGTTTAGTCTTAGGTTTAATAGGTTATTTTGGCTATTCGTTTGTACTGTCTTATTTTAATGGAGAAAATGAATTGGTAAAACCTTATGCCTGGCTCATTTTTGTAATAACCTTTGCTATGGCTTACTTCGAGCTCTTCTTTTCTTGGAGTAAAGTATTTTTAAAAAGCACATTTGGGAACATAATGCGAGAAGTATTTCATAGAGCCTGCATTATGATCTTATTAGGGTTACTTTATATTAATGTCATAGATATTCCGCTGTTTTTATATATAATGACGGCAGTATATGTATTAAGAACGTTATTGATGATGGTATTTGCATTTAAGTTGCACTTGCCTAAACTTCAATTTAAATTACCGGATAATGCATCACGTGTTATAAAATATTCGGCACTAATTTTCATAGCAGGAAGTGTTGCTATGATGTTGTTAGACTTAGATAAAGTGATGATTGAGTATTATTTGCCAATTGAAAATGTTGCTATATATGGTATCTCAATTTATATAGCATCTGTAATAGCTGTCCCAAGTAGAGCAATGCATCAAATTACATATCCTCTTACGGCACAATTATTAAATGATAAGGATTATGCAGGGTTAAAGAATTTATACCAACGTAGCTCGAACACACTGCTAATAGTTGGAGGACTTATATTCTTACTTATAATTTGTAATGTTGGAGAGTTGTATGAGATGATACCACAGGATTACCATATTGGATTTTCAATTGTAATTTTAATAGGCATTGTTAAGTTGTATGAAAATCTTATTGGGAATAATAACAGTATTTTATTTAATTCAGATTATTATAGGTTAGTCTTAGCAATAGGAGTGCTATGTGCTGTTATGGCTGTAGTACTTAATATTTTACTTATTCCAAAATTTGGTGTGTACGGTGCTAGTTATGCAACGTTTATTGCATTTTTTACCTATAATACAGTAAAGCTAATTGTGGTTTGGAAAAAATTTAAGATGCATCCATTTTCATCAAGAACATGGGTCTCATTAGGTCTCATAGCTCTATTTACACTTAGTTTTTATTTTTGGGATTTCAATTTTCAACCACTACTTAATATTGCTTTAAAATCTGTAATACTCGGATTGTTATTTGTTGGATTTTCTTGGAAGCTGAAACTCTCTAATGATGTTTCTCAAGTTATAGATACTTATTTAAAGCGATAGGATAAAAAGAAAAGCCCCAAAGCAATTCGCTTGGGGAAGCTATTTGCTTTAGGGCTTGTCAAACTAACCAACCAAAAATTTTAATTTCCTCTTCGTCTAGTTGTTGTTGAAGAGGCTCTGTTGTTTGAAGATTCTCTTGAAGAACTAGCTTTAACTCGAGAGTTAGTAGAAGTTCTTGCTTTTGCTGAAGATCTAGA
This region of Croceibacter atlanticus HTCC2559 genomic DNA includes:
- the ggt gene encoding gamma-glutamyltransferase — protein: MRIYLSLLFLCIVALSCKTKPEPKKTPKYGPIAENAMVVSARAEASKIGSEILEQGGNAFDAMFATEMALAVTFPFAGNLGGGGFMVYRLENGETGALDYREKAPLLASKTMYQDKNGNIIPNLSTVGAKAVGVPGTIAGIFEAHRTFGSMTIDSLLMPVIKLAEQGYVITKNQKERLEYYAPVFDSVNGKTTLYSETLTDTVKNIALAKTLKRIATNGENEFYTGETGQKLVKFLSEKGGLITLEDLKAYDAVWREPITFTYDNLKIISMSPPSSGGICLAQIMGMIEPYDLQQYKHNSAKYIQLITEAERRAYADRSHWLGDPDFTDIPLDSLISEAYLTQRMKSFSWDNATKSSNVSHGNIIGYESDETTHYSIIDSYGNAISVTTTLNGAYGSKLYVDELGFFLNNEMDDFSSKPGVPNMFGLIGAEANSIAPEKRMLSSMTPTIVEKDGKLWMSVGTPGGSTIITSVLQTILNVQEFNMTMQEAVDAPRFHHQWLPDVIRFEPDVFSTEELITLKEKGYLINEEESPIIGKVDGILIMPDGKLEGGADRRGDDTAIGF
- a CDS encoding acyl carrier protein phosphodiesterase, with the protein product MNYLAHIYLSKDDDLLKIGNFAADSIKGKSFLKYPERMRTGITLHRAIDTYTDSHPIVRESVSRLFPKYSHYSTVIVDILYDHYLAKNWNDFHPQPLSEYVNEFYTLLENQYSILPKRVQSFLPVMTEHNWLLSYATIDGIGKILYQMNIRTKRRSDMHLAVYDLQKFYSEFEKEFRTFFEDLETYVEDLLPTLLSHENLP
- the glmM gene encoding phosphoglucosamine mutase; the protein is MTLIKSISGIRGTIGGNVGDNLTPIDAVKFASAYGTWLKQQRTKDNYRVVVGRDARISGEMIQNLVMNTLVGLGIHVIDLGLSTTPTVEVAVPMEHADGGIILTASHNPKQWNALKLLNHKGEFLNGAEGQKILDIAEGANITFAEVDDLGEITKNDAYFDLHIEEILNLDLVDADAIRKANFKVVVDGVNSTGGLAIPMLLNELGVETVKLYCEPNGQFPHNPEPLKEHLGDICKLVVEEHADFGVVVDPDVDRLAFIDETGEMFGEEYTLVAVADYILGKQKGNTVSNMSSSRALRDVTEKHGGSYQASAVGEVNVVQLMKDTDAVIGGEGNGGIIYPELHYGRDSLVGVALFLTHLAEKKMKVSELRATYPSYFMSKNKIQLTPELDVDAILEAVEAHYKDEEVTTIDGVKIDFAENWVHLRKSNTEPIIRVYTEAKSQEEADQLAKDMMTVVESIAKK
- a CDS encoding YfhO family protein, which encodes MNPSIKKLIPHILVIIGFIIVSMAYFSPLLEGKKLNQSDIAQYKGMSKEQTDFRDATGEEPYWTNAAFGGMPTYQLGAQYPYSFNKMLDRTLRFLPRPADYMFLFFIGIYILLIILKVDWKLAIIASLAFGLSTNMLDILSAGHNAKAHAIAYMPLVLAGILLIFKGRHIWGFLLLAVSMSLEIMANHFQMTYYLLLLVVIIGIVYLIDAIKKKQLPHFFKCIGIMIIAVVIGIATNATSLLATKEYTAFSTRGESAITVNTDGSISEKQDGLSFDYITEYSYGILETLNLFIPRFMGGSSLESLPEDSKTVEEVIKLGASPQQANQFVQQVPMYWGDQTFVGAPAYIGATIIFLFVFALFMVKGRLKYWVVAGIVLSLFLSWGKNLEFLTRFFIDYVPMYDKFRAVSTTQVILRLCIPILAVFGLTQLFNNVVRKEEKLNALKWTSIILGGITLIILAFNNTLFNFESPYDTMFIEQMGVDFVKAIREDRATLLSEDTLRTLILIALVAVLIFGYIKEKINEKLVVAGLVILVLFDLVGVDKRYVNDDNFVSKYLIDQPFQPNSADQEILKDKGNYRVLDLSGSPLNSARASFFHNSIGGYHGAKPKRMQDLFEFHVYEGNQAVLNMLNVKYNIIKNEGNLFAQRNPYANGNAWFVDSIQETRTDNEVILYLSFLNTKEKALITPEFTSNLKQHTFKKDSTATINLKSYQPNELIYESKSSQDAFAVFSEIYYENGWKAFIDEKEVDILRVNYTLRGLEIPSGTHEIVFRFEPKVIKTGSTIVLASSILLMLLILGGIFYEFKEKNKT
- a CDS encoding glycosyltransferase family protein gives rise to the protein MKRVLIIAYYWPPAGGPGVQRWLQFVNYLPNFNIQPIVYVPDNPSYPILDETLQSKITDVEVLKQPISEPYRFANFFSKKDTASISSGLIPKEKKQSLVQKFLLFVRGNFFIPDARKSWVKPSVCYLKEYLNNNPVNAIITTGPPHSLHLIGKQLKEHMDVTWLADFRDPWTTIGYHKKLKLMPWAKRKHLVLEASVLNTADHIITTSFTTKKEFEALTEKPISVITNGYNASDFKLITKVALDAKFTLAHIGSLLSDRNPQVLWQTLQELIEEHKDFSEAFQLKLAGKVSEDLLSTIQSYNLKNHINLLGYITHESAFKEMKSAQLLLLIEIDSDETKGIIAGKVFEYLLAKRPILAIGPKNWDVSKIINDTTSGKVFHYEEKDILKHYIFSAFQDYKNGMLHINSTNIEQFSRKQLTQQLSEVILKVTT
- a CDS encoding oligosaccharide flippase family protein: MGIVLKQSFKNLVSTYAGFGLGAINVLFLYPNFMTPEYYGLVSFILSASMLFWPLMALGTHNTLVKFYSSYSKQEEKEKLFSFVLVLPLLVGLVLGLIGYFGYSFVLSYFNGENELVKPYAWLIFVITFAMAYFELFFSWSKVFLKSTFGNIMREVFHRACIMILLGLLYINVIDIPLFLYIMTAVYVLRTLLMMVFAFKLHLPKLQFKLPDNASRVIKYSALIFIAGSVAMMLLDLDKVMIEYYLPIENVAIYGISIYIASVIAVPSRAMHQITYPLTAQLLNDKDYAGLKNLYQRSSNTLLIVGGLIFLLIICNVGELYEMIPQDYHIGFSIVILIGIVKLYENLIGNNNSILFNSDYYRLVLAIGVLCAVMAVVLNILLIPKFGVYGASYATFIAFFTYNTVKLIVVWKKFKMHPFSSRTWVSLGLIALFTLSFYFWDFNFQPLLNIALKSVILGLLFVGFSWKLKLSNDVSQVIDTYLKR